The DNA segment AGTCCAGGCTGCAACAAGTGCAGCTGGACTGCGCTGGCGTACCCACCGTGGCCATACTGGATACCGGCAGCGAGGTCACCGTTGTGAGGGAGGACCTCGTGCCGAACGCGTATCGTGAAACAACGGGCAACATTAGGTTAGTGGCAGCCTTCGGAAACACAATCGAAGCAAAATTAGTAAGTCTCCCCATCGGTCTGAGGTCGTCCGCGTTACTGTTAGAGCCGCAAAAGGTGCGGATTATTTGTGCACTGACCAATAAGCTCGCCGAAGGAGTGGACTGTCTTCTGTCTAAAGAAGACTGGGAGCTGTTGTCACAAGGCAGCCAGGGTGAAGCAGTGGCAGTCTTTGCTGAGACCCCTAAATCCGATGCGACAATTGGCCAGCCCGGTAGCGAGTTTGGTACAGGAAGCGAAACGGTATCTGAGGCGATTATACTTGAAACAAGTGCGGAAGCCCCGCCGGCCGAATTGCGGGATGAGGAAGTGACGGACGCACCGGAGACTCTCAGCCAGCGGGAGAAATTTCGTGCAGCGCAGGTGAGCGACGAAAGTCTCCGAAAGGCTTGGTCTGACGCGAAATCCGGAAAGGGGGGCATGTTCATATCGGAGGGACTGCTGTACCACTGGGACACGATCGCTGGTGCCAGGGTTAAGCAGTTGGTGTTGCCCTGCGAAAGACGTCAGGAGGTACTGCTGCTGGCGCATGAGTCCCTGTGGGGAGGCCATCTGGGGCCCAGGAAAACAAGGGCAAGGATAAAATACAGCTTTTATTGGCCTGGCCTCGAACAGGAAGTGAAGCAGCACTGTAAAACATGTCACGGGTGCCAAATCCGATCAGACAGGTCGATCCGAGATAGGGTGCCTATCACTCCCCTCACTAGGCCGGAACACCCGTTCCAGGTGGTTAACGTGGATATAATAGGGCCGATTGACGTGCCTTCCGCGCGAGGGCACAAGTATGCACTTTGCCTGGTGGACCTATGTACGCGATGGCCTGAAGTGATTTGCTTGCGTTCACTAACAGCAAGAGCGACGTGCGACGCGTTGCTGACAGTGTTTAGTCGCACAGGTGTACCCGAGGTCATATGTAGCGATCAGGGAACAAACTTTACCTCGCAGCTCACACAGGCGTTCCTCGCTAGGCTGGGATGTTCGCCCCGCTTTTCTACGCCGGAACATCCAGAGAGCAACGGGACCGTCGAGAGGTGGAACCGCGTACTCAAGAACATGATATTTCATGTTATGGGAAAGGACGCCAAAAACTGGGACAAACTAATCCCATTCGTGCTGTGGGCATACAGGGAGGTCCCCCACGACACAACAGGCGTGGCCCCGTTTCGTTTGCTTTACGGCAGGAATCCGACCGGACCGCTCGCGATCCTGCAGCGCACGTGGACGGGTGAGATACGGGTCCCAAGTACACTCAGAGAGGCGCCCGCGAAATACCTTCAGCAGCTTCGCGAACAGATGGAGATAGCGGCTGAGGTAGCAGGACTAACGGCTACCGCTCGCCAAGGTAGCTACGCTCAGGCATACAACAGGGCTACACGTGTTAAGAGCTTCAATGTCGGCGACCAGGTGCTTTTGTTCGACACAGATCGTGGCGGCAAGCTCTCACCGAAATGGCTGGGGCCGTTCCCAGTGGTAGGACGAGAGAGACAGAATTCTTACCGCATCGATACTGGGGCGCGAAAGACGTCTGTTGTACATGCCAACCGGCTCCGGCCATATTACGCGCGAGTCAGTCACGTAGGCGTAGTGTTCGATGAAGATGAGGAGTTTGGAAACGTAGAGTACGCGCCTTGCGCGGAAGCCGGAATTCAAGGACAAACTCCCATTGAAGCAACAAAAATGGCCCATCTCAAAGAAGAACAACGTTCCGAAATAGCGGAGCTCTTCGCGAGGTACCCAGAGGTGTTTAGCGAAACCCCCGGGATCGCGGAAGTGGGAACCCATCGGATCGTGCTCGAGGACGGTTACAGACCCAAACGAGCCTTCCCGTATCGAGTGCCCGAACTTCTCAGGAAGGAGGTCAGCCGCCAAGTGGAGGAGCTATTAGAGCTAGGGCTGATATACCCAGTCGAAAGCGACTGCGCGCATCCCGTGGTATGCGTGGGTAAAAAGGATGGCTCGGTCCGTCTATGTGTTGATTACAGAGCCCTCAACGCTGGGACGAAAACAGACGCTTTTCCTATGATGCACGCCCAGGAACTCATCATGAAAGTAGGCCAGTCGAAATTTATCACTGTGGTAGATTTACGACgcggttattggcaggttccggTAGAACAAGAGAGCCAGCACTTAACGGCCTTCGTGACGCATGACGGCCAGTACGCCTGGCGCGTCATGCCTTTCGGACTAAAAAATGCTGCAGCAACGTTCCAAAGAATGATGAACGTACTTCTGTCCAAGCACCAAGGGTATGCCAcggcgtaccttgacgatgtcgcGATCTTTTCGCAGTCATGGTCAGAGCATCTCGAGCATTTGGAGTCAATCATGAGTCTTTTACGTGAGGCTAAGCTGAAAGTAAGTAGTCAAAAGTGTCAGATTGGCCAGGCGCGCATAAGGTATTTGGGGCACGTGGTGGGAGGAGGCACGCACGAACCAGACCCTGACAAACTCGCCGCTATACGTGACATACACGCGCCAACGACAAGAAAGGAGCTCCGTAGCTTTCTTGGGCTTTGCGGATACTACCGTGAGTACGTGAAAGGTTACGCGgaagtcgcctcaccgctgacAGCTCTCACGAAGCGTGGAGTACCAAACCCAATCCCTTGGTCAGACGAAGCCCAACGGGCGTTCGAACAAATGAAAATGTCACTCTGTCATGCAACTATGCTGAGCACTCCGGATCTTAGCAAGCCTTATTGGCTGTTCACAGATGCGTCTGAGATCGCAGCTGGCGCCTGTCTGGCACAAATGGACGATGGTGGTCGGGAGAGGCCGATTGCCTTCGCCAGCCACCGCTTTACTCCGACACAGTCCAGGTGGTCGACAATCGAGCGCGAGGCTTTCGCCGTTATCTGGGCGCTGAAAAAATTTGACTACTGGGTATTTGGGGCGGAAATAAATGTCGTCTCCGACCATAACCCTCTGTCTTATTTGACCGCGTGCACGCCGCATGGGGCAAAGCTGACGAGGTGGGCTCTCGCACTGCAGCGCTACAACGTAGCGATCACCCACCGGAAAGGGGCCAACAATGCGAATGCGGACGCGTTGTCTCGCCTCCCCAACGTAACATGGGAGGGAGCAGATCGAGCCTGAGCCCCCCGGCGAACGTGAACGTTCCCGCAAGCCAGTGTGTATGTGCTCCTTTTGTGTTTTGTGTCCGCGCTGGTGCCGTGAAAACTGCCCGACTCCTACTCAAGACTGCGGGACTGAAACGGGCGAGAAGGAGGAAGGACAATGTGAAAGACGCCCGTACCCCAGCGTATTTGtgtggtgcgtttttttttttgcatgaactcAGTGTCTCATTTGTCAAATTTTCGGCTAGTCTGTGCTAATAGCCCAGATATCCTCTTGAGGGGGAAGTTGTAGAGCCGCTGAGCTCAAGAGGCAGGTGTTCCCGCCGGCCGGCGAGCTGTTTGCCGACACGGAGACGCCGACAAGTGCCCGCGCCAAGGTGCTGGCCTGGTACTCGTTACTGGGTGATAGCGCGGCGGCATGTGTCGTCCCATAAACGACCCTTTCCCCCGCAGCGCGTTCCGGGAAACGCTCCCTTTCTGTTCTTTGCGCGGGCGGCGGTGCCGACCCCGCGCATTCACCGTGGGAGCGAGCGGCGCCGCTTCTGGGCGACGCGCGGGAAGCCGGGAGCACGAGCGGCGAAGAGAGATGAGCACCTCGATTACGCACACGGCCCCGAACTTGCAGACAACGCTGGCGACGGGACGACCCATCTATTGGCCATTCGTTATGTCTCTGCTGGCCGACGCCGTTTCCAGAAAAAGGGGACAAATGACAgttctgtgcgtgtgcgtgtgctgaTGTGCCTGCCTCTAATTGTCAGCGCAGTCCGACTTCCTGAGGGGAAGGTGCTGTGTACGACTGCGCTTGCTTTTCTTGTGTTGTGCTTGCTTTTGTGGGTCACGTGGGTCTCGCTGGAAGCACGGTGGGCCCGCCTAAATGcccagctattggcgacttctaCGACCCAATCAGCGATGAGCTGAGGGGTTAAGAGACGATGTTGGCGGGAAGCTAGGGGTTCTCGCCAGGAGCTTTGGACAGGGAGAGCTCTGGCGGCTCCACTCTGTTGTTGATCTCCCTTTGTCCTGTTCTGTCTAAACTGTATCATCCATGTTACTCTAATCTCACCTGTATAAAGTTTTGTTTGTTCGTCCAAAGACGAAAATCGTCATCCTCCTTCGCTCAACTGCCAATCAGAATTCCGGGCCGTAGCGACAACGAGACGGCCTGACCTCGCTACGCAACAGCAAGCGAGGAAGAAAAGAACCTCAactataggtacgaagtatcaatgacatctctaggtggaatgcaggcaccgattatcgaaaagacccgtccttttagcgtgactgtcaaacagatgtaatggtttgtgttgtgtggctgtagaacttggcggacgtgcgcaatgtcttggcgtatgcaaactaacactttgctagtttcgtcttctgtgcgaggccacagcagcacgtatccagaaaggcggaaaggcgacggcatgttgggctcacatataaccagcacagggaagcggtacttgtggacgcgttgccggaagtcactcagacgacctcgtagtcctcgggcattccattgcaccactacactacggcgcacgtgcattggcacagatgaggtgggttttggttgtgccataatgaattactacaacgccgccaagagcggctcaagtgcatccaaaaactgcacaacaatctttgctgttggcgtgttaatgcctgaaagcagcaaaATATATTATTTCTCGATGAAGATTAGGCTGTAAAAAGCCGTGCTTAAGGGCAGACTTCCTGGCTATGCTACTCTTTTGGACATCCTCTATGACGGAGTATCAGTTCATATGTGAGTAGCTTATTCTCTGATATCACTTGGTGAATAGCCTTTTATGAGCTTCCATGCCCTGGTGCTAAGTGCAGCGCCTAGGAGAAAAAGTATTATAGCAACGCAAGAGTAGAggacccgtcctcatatattgcttggacgcaggagccgcatcaccgctccctcctcgccttcattagatcggcccacctttcctgctttatttaacacccacccactcttttcttcctttcttttttcttcccaactccccttGTGTCCAGAGGgaataaacaacgctatcaaaaaaaTAAAGTGTCGTGCTAACTGGGAATACCACTGTGGTTAGAATGAAGTTGGAAATCCTTTGTTTATTTTACGCTAGATTTCCTTTTTGCTGTTCAACAAGAAATTTTCAATGCGCAAGCAGCGTTAGTAATGTGGGTCGGCGAAACACTGCGCGTATTATATTCGACATAAATTGCCTGCAATTTTCTGGTTACACAAGATGTATCACAAAGCCCGTCCACGGAACAATCAGGGCAACATCAATattaacaaattttttttttcttgagttatCTTACTTGGCACGACAATACAGTTGATATGTCAGTGATTTCATTACAACTATTAATTCATTTAATCAATCTGCTTCTGCAACTTCGTTTCAAAAATTCTTCGCCGCATGCGTTGGGAAGATAATGTGTTGGGCCCAAAAGCACTAATCTATAAAAGTTCTACTCTAGAGGTTTTATGTGAAGCGTAGAGCTTTTATGAAGACTCGACATTtttggacgaaaaaaaaaggcatacaaatatTCGATACGCACCCACACGCAGTCTTCTTTAAACGACGTAGCGTTACAGTGTTCTCGGTACTTTATTATTCTTGTATCTACTGTAGCCGGCGAGCTAACTGGCGCCAGTTCTATGCGAGGCCAGGGCCTGCATTTTGCAACGATTATATTCCCGAGTCATTGCTTTGCTCCTCGTGCGTATACCGCTACCGTGTAGGAAATAAGAACTTACAAGGTCTGCCTTTAACTAACAATAGTCTACTTTGTTTTTATATGTTATAAATCTAGTGCTTGTCCCCTTCAATATAATCCCCCCCTTATACACCCCGTTCGCACTCACGCAACGATGCAGTCTTGTTTTCTACTGGTGAAAGGTTTTGAGAAGATCCGCTTGTGTCAGCTGCTTCAAAACAAAGGCCGCTTTATTCATTGCATCAAGGGctcaaaacatgtttatttaagCACTAATTTCACTTTAGAGGAATGAAAGGAGTGACGTGGTGCAAACTCTAGCGAAAACGGAAGATGTTCGATGGTATCAATGCGGTGGTAGGCCAAAAACTGCATCACAGAATGGGCTGTGGGAGCACGCGCATTGTATTGATGAATGAAATTATTTTTCCACAGCTATGGTTTAtttctttctccccttttctctcAGCTTTGTCAAAAACCTTATAATAATGCTGGCTCACAGTTCTGCCTTCTGAAACCCATTTCTCGAATGTACCGCCCTGGATGTAGAGATGTGAAATTTACGCAAattttgaatgctggaaaacaataagaaaaaaactgttttttttccagaaataatAAAAAGTTTGGAAGATACTAGGAGCAAGAATATCCAGATAATTTATATCGAGGTATACCCACAGGTTGCTACCGGTAAGGCTTCTTTATCAATTCTTGTTCGCATGCATCCGTCAGTCTCTAATGCTTTGGTTTTCCAAAAAAAACTCTCGTCTTCGGGCGGCGGTGATGGCGGTGGTGGTGTAAATGCAC comes from the Amblyomma americanum isolate KBUSLIRL-KWMA chromosome 1, ASM5285725v1, whole genome shotgun sequence genome and includes:
- the LOC144113760 gene encoding uncharacterized protein LOC144113760, which codes for MVRTRGMMASTADSETEESGMTPKTSTDETSNLGESRAPPGGTAQVETGSELPGVAADIEPDSYALRRLELDFELQRLKLEAEERIAMRRAELEFGGARQSPPVSDWSGQRQTGLDPTTQCAKVLKGLRLPADSDVPMWFDEVERMFATYNVPDSSRVHLIIPTLTERVRYLLRGLGDEACRDYEAVKAAVLSELQLSPPEYLERFEGASKRKDETWAQFASRVKTYFEYYLRSRQASSKEEVVSLIVADRMKASLSAEGLEHIRLREGEKWLRPDEVARAMQTFEQAKGKNRGVRQASAQPASKEQAGPRSASLAPSRAAHDGKRQPTCYVCRAAGHLAKDCPRVIQKKDDNRRDARANAVTIADPGTVRDAPASHSVNVLVAEIKVPQREEIRKSRLQQVQLDCAGVPTVAILDTGSEVTVVREDLVPNAYRETTGNIRLVAAFGNTIEAKLVSLPIGLRSSALLLEPQKVRIICALTNKLAEGVDCLLSKEDWELLSQGSQGEAVAVFAETPKSDATIGQPGSEFGTGSETVSEAIILETSAEAPPAELRDEEVTDAPETLSQREKFRAAQVSDESLRKAWSDAKSGKGGMFISEGLLYHWDTIAGARVKQLVLPCERRQEVLLLAHESLWGGHLGPRKTRARIKYSFYWPGLEQEVKQHCKTCHGCQIRSDRSIRDRVPITPLTRPEHPFQVVNVDIIGPIDVPSARGHKYALCLVDLCTRWPEVICLRSLTARATCDALLTVFSRTGVPEVICSDQGTNFTSQLTQAFLARLGCSPRFSTPEHPESNGTVERWNRVLKNMIFHVMGKDAKNWDKLIPFVLWAYREVPHDTTGVAPFRLLYGRNPTGPLAILQRTWTGEIRVPSTLREAPAKYLQQLREQMEIAAEVAGLTATARQGSYAQAYNRATRVKSFNVGDQVLLFDTDRGGKLSPKWLGPFPVVGRERQNSYRIDTGARKTSVVHANRLRPYYARVSHVGVVFDEDEEFGNVEYAPCAEAGIQGQTPIEATKMAHLKEEQRSEIAELFARYPEVFSETPGIAEVGTHRIVLEDGYRPKRAFPYRVPELLRKEQRSKE